GCCGATCATTCACGATCTGATTGTATGTCGTTTCCGTGTTTTTAAGCCCTGACGCTCGCAGTCAGACGCTACTGTAACGTCATGACGTTGTGTTGTTGTCCGCTTGAACTCAGCCGTGGGCTACTGCATGCGCTCACTCGATTTCGGCCAGCATGGCTGACGGCAAGCAGGCTCGCCGGATCGACTCCGATGCGGGTTCACATCTAACAGAGACCGGAACAGACTCAAGGTCGGGGATTGCTATATCTATGGTGGGTGAGCACCAGGCCCCGCTGATTGAGGCACTACTCCGCCATTCAACTGTGTGGCAACAAGTAGACTGTATCTGTCTGTACAAACGGGTTCTATTGGGGACTATCCGGAGACAATACGCGTCACTAGCGAATGTACTCACGCGAGCGGGATAcccgccttgcccttgtcctGCTGGTAGACCTCTGATAACCGGTCGTACGTGTCCTTTACTTGGGCGATACGTTTATTCGCAGCCTCGCGCTGAGCCTCCGGCAGCTCATCCACGAGCTGAGCAACGCTCTTGCTCTTGAAGAAGGCGTTCTCTCGATTATACAACTCCCGCGCGGCGTACTGCTCATCCGTCTCACCCCCTGCGCGGACTTTGaacacctcctcgaggatctTGATATCGTGTGGGATAGCAAATGCGTCTCGCGTATCCTGATACGTGAAGAGGTAATAGAAGTTGTCGAACCCCGACC
Above is a genomic segment from Cutaneotrichosporon cavernicola HIS019 DNA, chromosome: 1 containing:
- a CDS encoding uncharacterized protein (Cytidine and deoxycytidylate deaminase zinc-binding region) produces the protein MSPSPSALLDALLHTTTDAIIPLTADGVRSGCKVFGAAILRKSDLGLVIAATNHETASPLLHGEINCIQQFYGMGDHPNPKDCVFFATHEPCSLCLSGITWSGFDNFYYLFTYQDTRDAFAIPHDIKILEEVFKVRAGGETDEQYAARELYNRENAFFKSKSVAQLVDELPEAQREAANKRIAQVKDTYDRLSEVYQQDKGKAGIPLA